TGTCATAAGTATGATCTGATATGTTGACGATGTCATAATGCCAGAAGATGACGTCCTCTGCCAAGACATGGGACCACTGGAAACCACGCACTTCTACGCGCAAGCCCAAACCGCCTCTCTCGGAATCGCTTGCTACAGGATAATAATTGAACGGAGGTAATGTAAATTTTTTGTCCTGGGCGTCATCCATGACAAAGAACGTTTCGAAATCCGCATTGGAAACACCTTTGCCAAAATAACCATACCACTTTCCATTCCACGATGGGTCCAGCCCAAGCGCCGCCGGCCAAATGGACGGCAATGAGTTATTGTAGTTGCCGTTGGCATCTACAGCCGGGCTTGTGCCGCTTGGATTTGCATAGCCCGGTACAGGTTCCAATCCCCACGGCGTACCTGTGACAGGATCCTGACTGTATTCTTCCCTGTAAGCCGAGACGAGTGGCGTAATCCTCTGACCAGCGGGAGTTGTAACTCTAGCACCAATGAGTACGGCGGTTCCATCTAAATAGTTATGACCGGTGCCGGCCGGCCATTCGATCGATGGAGCAAATTCCCAATATCCAATTTCGCCATAATTATAGTACAACGTGTTTATTCTGTTTCCCACCATTATCCCCTGTCTTCGATATCGATAATTCCCCAATGAATCGGCGCGATAAAGCGGCACACGCGGATCCTCCTGTCCGATATCAATCTGTGCAGCAGCAAAATCGGTAAATGCTCCAACCAAGAGCAGTGCGGTTAACAATCTAGACTTCATTCTATGTTCTCCCAATCGATTTGTCTAAAAATCCAGGCTGCAGCCGATGCGAAGGGAACGGGGGGCCGAGTAGCTTGATGGATCGTTTGTGTATTGCTGAAGAGTGTTAAGTCCTATAATTGTCCCCGCGGAAGTAATATCTTGAATGGGAAGGTCGTTGGCTCGCCCTGTATACGCGTTCACACCGTATTCGTTCTCTATGTCCAGCAGATTGTAAACCAGTAGAAAGAGATTCAAACCAATTCCTCCCACGTTAAAAGTTTTCTGAGCTCTCAGGTCAACATTGTAAGTAGGGGGTTTCATGCCATTATTGTCGAAGAGTATTCCCTGCGAAACCCGCACATCCTCGGTATACGGATAGCCGGAGCCATAATTGAATATCAGTCCGACAGTCCAATCGGTAGCCGGTCCAACATCTATTTCGATGTTCAAGGTATTACGCTGATCCCAATCGAGTGGAACAAATATTTTGTTTGTCTCTATGGGAGGACTGCTTTGATTATTATAGAATACGGACATCGGGTCCGAAGCGTCTCCTTCCGCTAATTGAAATGTGTAATCCAACTTTGCGCTGAAGAAAGCTGAAAAATGTTTGTCGAGCGTGACTATGAAACCTTTCACGTTCGCATAATCCCTGTTTATGAACCGGGCATAGTTTACACCCTGGTATGTATTTATTATTTCCATGCCAAGCCAATTTCTTATGTCTCTGTCGTAGACCGTAAAATCCAAAGAGAGATCAGCTGCTAGAGCCTGTTGGAGTCCAATCTCATACATCACCGTCCTCTGAGGATTCAAATCAGGATTCCCCATTATGCTTGTCAGGCCGCCCGTTTCCAGAACCAACTCTCCGGGATTATCATACAAGTTTGAGAAACTCGGGATCTGGAAGAAATGGCCATATGAGAAATGGATAATGCCTTTATCGGTAATGGGAAAAGATATGCCGAGCCGCGGACTGACCTGCGTTTTCGCGGAGGCATTGACCATTTTACCAGCATTGGAGAAGTTTGGATCTCTCAATGGATTTTTCAGATCATATAAATATTTTGCGTTTGGCTTGAAGTAGTCGAAGCGCAATCCCGCGTTTATGATCATGATATCGTACTCAGCCTTGTCCTGAAAGTAAGCCGAAAACTGAATGGGGTACCTCGCATAGAGCTGGTTGCCGGCCGGATCCTGACTGCTTATGCTTCCCAGTTGGAGATACATTGGTTTGTAAACAGAATCCAAGCCCGTCCCTGTAGCAGGACTTATGAGAGTGTATTCATGGTCATAGAGTTTGTACCAATCAAGCTCAGCACCTACTCCAATCTTGTGATTTTTAGAAACTTGATCGTCAAGCTGCCATTTGACAATGCTTTCAATCGTCTCTCTTTCATATCGTCCCGACTGCTGTCCACCCGACTGAAAAGTAT
The DNA window shown above is from Candidatus Acidiferrales bacterium and carries:
- a CDS encoding TonB-dependent receptor, whose translation is MLFFLAVLHDSSFAGTTGKLAGKVTDAETGEPVVGATVLLQGTTMGAATDVNGYYYIDYITPGDYTVVISAVGYQKVVVKSVPIKIDLTFTLDMRMNQETISSKEVVVTAQRPLVQKDLTSTSVTVSSDQISKMPVESVSQIIGLQAGVVGGHFRGGRSDEVGYLVDGLPVTDPFNGSLPLQVDNSTIREIEVISGTFNAEYGQVMSGIVNIVTQDGTQNFHGSLSAYAGDYVTTHTDLFPDVGKLTTLRTRDYEFTLSGPSVILPEVTFFATGRYYDDPGYLYGTRIYNTSDRSPFPLIDPSGNDILDQNGNPIYIMPHTGDSTYVPMNPSRMYSINGKLTYSLLLLKFSYSLFYNNDWNKYFSEAWKWTPDGLMNNYMNNWIHSFQISHVPSADILQTLKFAVNRYDYRGYVYADPYDTRYVDPAQGSPLSSYTFQSGGQQSGRYERETIESIVKWQLDDQVSKNHKIGVGAELDWYKLYDHEYTLISPATGTGLDSVYKPMYLQLGSISSQDPAGNQLYARYPIQFSAYFQDKAEYDIMIINAGLRFDYFKPNAKYLYDLKNPLRDPNFSNAGKMVNASAKTQVSPRLGISFPITDKGIIHFSYGHFFQIPSFSNLYDNPGELVLETGGLTSIMGNPDLNPQRTVMYEIGLQQALAADLSLDFTVYDRDIRNWLGMEIINTYQGVNYARFINRDYANVKGFIVTLDKHFSAFFSAKLDYTFQLAEGDASDPMSVFYNNQSSPPIETNKIFVPLDWDQRNTLNIEIDVGPATDWTVGLIFNYGSGYPYTEDVRVSQGILFDNNGMKPPTYNVDLRAQKTFNVGGIGLNLFLLVYNLLDIENEYGVNAYTGRANDLPIQDITSAGTIIGLNTLQQYTNDPSSYSAPRSLRIGCSLDF